A single genomic interval of Saccharospirillum mangrovi harbors:
- a CDS encoding DUF7079 family protein: MGVLLTGKPVSNMIKEETRLPIWRALSDLFLDTEITDFTYQYIARTIRKSGLTVAEVEAILWHEVFPVLKSNLSSVAGVWDGWSDEWLLQHFEVREKPGLVQSLPPVIREIKACWAKVLTTLDNMDAD, from the coding sequence GTGGGTGTTCTGCTAACCGGAAAACCAGTATCCAATATGATCAAAGAAGAAACCCGATTACCTATTTGGCGAGCACTGTCTGATCTGTTTCTCGATACAGAAATCACAGATTTCACCTATCAATACATCGCTCGTACTATCCGCAAATCTGGGCTGACAGTGGCTGAAGTTGAGGCCATTCTTTGGCACGAAGTTTTTCCGGTATTAAAAAGTAACCTGAGCTCTGTCGCAGGTGTCTGGGATGGCTGGTCCGATGAATGGCTATTGCAACATTTTGAAGTGCGCGAAAAGCCAGGTCTTGTACAAAGTTTGCCGCCGGTCATTAGAGAAATAAAAGCCTGCTGGGCAAAGGTTTTAACTACCCTGGATAATATGGATGCTGACTGA